The Cellulomonas flavigena DSM 20109 DNA segment GGGCGACGCGCTCGCGGTCGCGCGCATCGCCGGCATCCAGGCGGCCAAGCGCACGCCCGACCTCGTGCCACTGTGCCACCCGATCGCGATCCACGGCGTGACGGTCGACCTCGAGGTCGTCGACGACGGCGTGACCATCGAGGCGCGCGTGCGGACGGCCGACCGCACGGGTGTCGAGATGGAGGCGCTCACCTGCGTGGCGGCTGCCGGTCTCACGCTCGTCGACATGGTCAAGGCCGTCGACCGCGGCGCACACCTCACCGACCTGCGGGTCGAGGAGAAGAGCGGCGGGCGCAGCGGGACGTGGACGCGTGGCTGAGGTCGCCGACGGCGCTCCGACCCCGTCCGCGGTCGTCGTGACGGCCTCCGACCGTGCGGCGGCCGGGCAGTACGACGACGTCTCGGGTGCGCTGCTCGTCGAGGGTCTGCGCGCGTTCGGGCTGCGCGTCCCCGATCCGGTCGTCGTGCCCGACGGCATGCCGGTCGAGCGCGCGCTGCGCGCCGCCGTCGCCGACGGGGCGGCGCTGGTCGTCACGACGGGCGGCACCGGCCTGGGCCCGCGGGACCTCACGCCCGAGGCGACGCTCGCCGTCGTCGACCGCGTCGTCCCCGGGATCGCCGAGGCGCTGCGCGCCGACGCGGTGCGCCGCGGCGTGACCGCCGGCGTGCTCTCCCGAGGTGTCGCCGGTGTCGCCGGGCGCACGCTCGTCGTCAACGTCGCGGGCTCGACGGGCGCGGTACGCGACGCGCTCGAGGTGCTCGCGGACGTGGTGCCGCACGCGTTGGCGCAGCTCGCGGGCGGCGACCACTGAGCGTCGCGCCTGCGGGGCCCGTTCACCGGTGCGGGCGCGTCTCCACGCCCGTGACCGTGGTGAGCAGCACGACGCTGTCCTCGAGCGCGACCACCGCGTGCCGCTCGTGCGTCAGCTCCCACAGCTCGCCCGCGGCGACCTCCTGCTGCACCTCGTCGCCCACCTCGACGCGCACGTGACCGCGCAGCGCCTGCAGGCTCGCGGCGGGCGGTGACGAGTGCTCGCCGAGCCGCGCGCCGGCGACCAGCGCGAGCACGGTCTGGCGCAGCTCGCCGTCGTGCACGACGAGCTGGGCGCTGCGGCCGTGCGGGTCGGCGCGTGCGGACGTCAGCAGGTCCTCGGCCAGGGCGTGGAGGTCAGGCATGGCAACGATCCTCGCAGGGGTCGGTGGCGGTCGCGTGTCGGGGGACTCACAGCCGGGGCCGCGCGCCCGGGCGCTCGACCCCCTCCCAGCCGGGCCGCACGGCGCGCGACCCGCTGCCCGCCGCGTCGCGCGAGCGGTAGACGATGTACGGGCGGAACAGGTACCCGACGGGTGCCGAGAACACGTGCACGAGCCGCGTGAACGGCCAGATCGCGAACAGCAGCGTCGCGGACAGCACGTGCACCTGGAACATCGCCGGCACGCCGGACATGAGCTCGGGCTGCGGCTGGAAGGTCAGCAGGCTGCGCACCCACGGCGAGATGCTGCCGCGGTAGTCGTACGCGTCGCCGAGGACCTGGTACTGCACGGTGGCGAGGGTGCCGAACCCGA contains these protein-coding regions:
- the moaC gene encoding cyclic pyranopterin monophosphate synthase MoaC; its protein translation is MTQHDRLTHVDAQGAARMVDVADKDVTVRSARASGRCVTTPEVVALLRGEGVPKGDALAVARIAGIQAAKRTPDLVPLCHPIAIHGVTVDLEVVDDGVTIEARVRTADRTGVEMEALTCVAAAGLTLVDMVKAVDRGAHLTDLRVEEKSGGRSGTWTRG
- a CDS encoding MogA/MoaB family molybdenum cofactor biosynthesis protein — protein: MAEVADGAPTPSAVVVTASDRAAAGQYDDVSGALLVEGLRAFGLRVPDPVVVPDGMPVERALRAAVADGAALVVTTGGTGLGPRDLTPEATLAVVDRVVPGIAEALRADAVRRGVTAGVLSRGVAGVAGRTLVVNVAGSTGAVRDALEVLADVVPHALAQLAGGDH
- a CDS encoding cupin, with translation MPDLHALAEDLLTSARADPHGRSAQLVVHDGELRQTVLALVAGARLGEHSSPPAASLQALRGHVRVEVGDEVQQEVAAGELWELTHERHAVVALEDSVVLLTTVTGVETRPHR